In Paenibacillus ihbetae, the following are encoded in one genomic region:
- a CDS encoding MGDG synthase family glycosyltransferase, translated as MKSMNEHQILILTGSLGEGHNQAARAIVESAKRNSPHLSVKVIDYMELTHPRLHVAGQYFFIQWVKHFPSLYGYLFQKTREENTLIQLLKRLSSFSLQKLSSLLEDQKPSVVISTFPPAAAGMSLLKSMGLTDVPVVTVITDHTDHSYWIHEHTDHYMVGSGKVKEALQRKGIAGEKISVTGIPVHPLYTQPVNRDRVRESYRLSASDQVVLMMGGGEGMIDGEIVKLLQSRAYPEHVRFIVVCGRNDKLYQSLQEDFADHPQVRVMGYVNRMHELMAVADLMITKPGGLTISEALTMELPMLLFKPVPGQEQDNADYLVGIGVAQQADEGELKDRLIRMLQHPSILTEMKRCAARYSHKDSALSVLSALMTLLQSRSAQRNWLHELDSRAYGLLSRDAYMQDYEGHYVDSFR; from the coding sequence GAATGAGCACCAAATATTAATACTAACCGGCAGCCTGGGCGAAGGACATAACCAGGCAGCCAGGGCCATTGTGGAGTCAGCCAAGAGAAACTCCCCGCATCTGAGCGTTAAAGTCATTGATTACATGGAGCTGACGCATCCACGTTTGCATGTGGCAGGCCAATACTTTTTTATTCAGTGGGTAAAGCACTTTCCTTCGTTGTACGGTTATTTGTTTCAAAAGACGAGGGAGGAGAACACGCTCATCCAGCTCCTAAAGCGTTTGAGCTCATTCAGTCTGCAAAAGCTGAGCAGTTTGCTAGAAGATCAGAAACCGTCCGTGGTGATCAGCACGTTCCCGCCTGCGGCTGCAGGCATGTCGCTGCTGAAATCGATGGGACTCACGGATGTACCTGTCGTCACGGTGATTACGGATCATACGGATCACAGCTATTGGATTCATGAGCATACCGATCACTATATGGTGGGATCGGGCAAGGTCAAGGAGGCCTTGCAGCGGAAAGGAATAGCCGGCGAGAAAATATCGGTCACGGGCATACCGGTCCATCCGCTGTACACGCAGCCGGTGAATCGTGACCGGGTTCGCGAGAGCTACCGGCTGAGCGCGTCTGACCAAGTCGTCCTCATGATGGGAGGCGGCGAAGGAATGATCGACGGCGAGATCGTGAAGCTGCTTCAATCACGGGCTTACCCCGAGCATGTCAGGTTTATCGTTGTATGCGGACGCAATGACAAGCTGTATCAATCGCTGCAGGAAGACTTCGCCGATCATCCGCAGGTTAGGGTGATGGGATATGTAAATCGAATGCACGAATTGATGGCCGTTGCCGACCTTATGATCACGAAGCCGGGCGGACTCACGATCTCCGAAGCATTAACGATGGAACTGCCGATGCTGCTCTTCAAGCCGGTTCCGGGTCAGGAGCAGGATAATGCGGATTATTTGGTCGGGATCGGGGTAGCCCAGCAGGCGGATGAGGGAGAGCTTAAAGACCGGCTCATCCGCATGCTGCAACATCCGTCCATTCTGACAGAGATGAAACGTTGTGCTGCGCGATACAGTCATAAAGATTCGGCGCTTTCCGTGTTATCAGCATTAATGACCCTGCTGCAAAGCCGTTCCGCACAGCGTAACTGGCTGCATGAGCT